The following is a genomic window from Rhodococcus sp. SBT000017.
GTGACCTCCGCATCAACCGCCGGCGTCCGCTGCGCTCCCGGCCCAAGGGCTCCGAAAACTTTTCAAAACGCCTCCGGCTGAAAACTTTTCGGCCCGACCCTTGACACTCCGGCCCCGTGCGCTGACTTCTCTCCCCAGCCACCACGGCACAAAGAAATTGGCAGGGCAGCAGGTCCGGCCACCAGTCGAGAAGGAAGAGACCCGTCATGCACGACGACCACACCACAGCAAGCGACGACAACACCACCGGGCTCTACGCAGGCGCGCTCTGCGACTGCCGCGACTACAACTGCCCCGCAGGTGCCATCCCCGACCTCCCGTGCATCAACGACGACACACGCGGCGCTCTTGACAGCTCGCCATGCGAAGACGAGGACTGCCCCACCTGCTACGAGCACTTTATGGGCTAGTTCGAAGAGGCCATGACCGGCCCGCCATCCATCACCGAACGAATCCGCCGCTTCCTGCGCAACCTCACCCGCACACGCTGAGACCTCCGCACCCGCCACCGATAACAGGAAAGGACCGTCATGCGAGCGCAGCACCCCACCTCCGACGAAATCGACATCATCGTTCACCGACGCGGCAGCCGGAAAGTTCGCCGCACCGTCAAACGCGCCAGCGCACGCCGCGACCGCCGCACCGCCCGCCGCGAACTCCGGAACTGAAAACTACTCCACCCCAACCCATCCCACACACACTCTCGAAAGGCTTTCGCCATGACCCAACACCGTATGTCCCTCACCACCGCCGCCGACACCCTCGCCGCCATCCCCGCCCTGCTCGGCTACACCCCCGACAACTCCGTCATCATCATCGCCCTGGCCGACACCGGCAACGGCGCACACGCCATCGCCGCCACCGGCCGCGTCTACGCCCACCGGGCCGAGGCAGCCGCCGAGCAGACAGTGGACAGTCTCGAGCACCAGAGCGTCGACGGTACGACCGTCACCGCCGTCATCCTCGCCGCCATCGCCGACACCACCCACGCAGGCGCAGCCCTGATCGGGCTCGACGCCATCCGCGACGCTTTCGCCGCACGCGGAATCCGCACCGTCCGCGCCTGCACACCCACAGCCTCACCGCAGGAACGACGTTCACCGACCTCGACCGGTTCACCGACGGCACCATCCCCGACCCGCCACCACCGCGCTGGCGACCGCCCGCACCGCAGCCGGAGCCGTCATCGCCGCATCACGCGGCGACCTCACAGCCCGATACACCCCCACCACCGAGATTCCCGAATCCCTGGCACTCGCCGCCGCCGCCACCATGGGGTGCCGACTTCCTGCCCGTCACGTTCGACGAGCTCACAGCAGTCATCCACGCCCGCGAGATCCCCAGCGTCGACCTCACCGCCCGGATCGGACTCGCCTTGGCCACCGGCCACACCGAAGTCAGAGACGCCTTCCTGGCCATGTCCATCCACGGAGACGCCGACGCGCTGACGCGTTCACCCGCATCGCCGCACCGCTGCGCGCACAGCCCGCACCAACGCACTCACCATCGCCGCTTACTTCCTCTACGCACCGGCGACGGTGCAGCCGCCCAAGAAGCACTCGAGGCAGCCCAGCGCACCGCTGAACGCGCGAACGTCACCCTCCCGATCCTGGCCGCTCTGCTCTCGGGCGCACTCTCTGTCGGAATGCCGCCGCAGACGATCAAGGGATTGTGCGAGGTCATCACCCCGACTACGTCGCCGCCCACATCGGCAGGGTGCAGAGCTACACCTGACAACCGCAGCCGAGCGTGGCCACCGATTCGAGGTGGCCACGCCCGGCAATCCAGCTCGCGTGCGCGGAGCGGGCGGCCGTCAGATCAGGGGAGGGGAGGCCACGAGCGGAACTGCGCTCAGAGGAACGTCGGATCGGCCGGCCAC
Proteins encoded in this region:
- a CDS encoding DUF4192 family protein codes for the protein MTQHRMSLTTAADTLAAIPALLGYTPDNSVIIIALADTGNGAHAIAATGRVYAHRAEAAAEQTVDSLEHQSVDGTTVTAVILAAIADTTHAGAALIGLDAIRDAFAARGIRTVRACTPTASPQERRSPTSTGSPTAPSPTRHHRAGDRPHRSRSRHRRITRRPHSPIHPHHRDSRIPGTRRRRHHGVPTSCPSRSTSSQQSSTPARSPASTSPPGSDSPWPPATPKSETPSWPCPSTETPTR